Sequence from the Streptomyces mobaraensis NBRC 13819 = DSM 40847 genome:
ACGGGCATGAGCCCTCCCGTGGTCGGTGCTGCCGTACGGCCTCTCCGGACGGCACTCTCCGTGCGGGACTCTCCGTGCGGGACTCTCCGTATGGGACCGAGCGGTGTCGCGACGCTCCGCTTCGGGCTGTACCCGGGGGAGGCCGGTGCGGAAACGATTCGCCGCGCCGGCCTCCGGCCGGGGTGCCGGCCGTCCTACGCCGGCGTCCCCGCCGTCACGGCGTAGAAGGCGACGGCCGCCGCCGCACCGACGTTGAGCGAGTCGACGCCGTGCGCCATCGGGATGCGCACCCACTCGTCGGCCGCTCGCAGGGCCTTGGCGGACAGGCCGCTGCCCTCGGCGCCGAGCATGAGGGCGACCCGTTCCAGGCAGTGCGGGGCCGCGGCGTCCATGGCGGTGGCCTGCGCGTCGGGGGTGAGGGCCAGCACCCGGAAGCCCGCCGCCCGGACCGTCTCCAGGTCGCGCGGCCAGTTCTCCAGCCGGGCCCAGGGGACGGAGAAGACCGCGCCCATGGACACCTTGACGGACCGTCGGTACAGCGGGTCCGCGCAGTCCGGGGAGAGCAGGACGGCGTCCATGCCCAGGGCGGCGGCGCTGCGGAAGATGGCGCCGATGTTGGTGTGGTCGTTGACCGCCTCCATGACGGCGACCCGGCGGGCCGTGGCCAGCAGGCCGGCGGCGTCGGGCAGCGGCTTGCGCCGCATGGAGGCGAGGGCGCCGCGGTGCACGTGGTAGCCGGTCACCCGCTCCGCGAGCTCCGGCTCCACGACGTAGACGGGTGCGGGGACGTCCTCCATGACGTCGCGCATGGCGTCCACCCACTTGGCGGAGAGCAGCATGGAACGCATGCCGTAACCCGCGTCCACCGCCCGGCGGATGACCTTCTCCCCCTCCGCGATGAACAGGCCCTCGGCGGGCTCGCGCCGGCGGCGCAGCTCGACGTCGGTCAGGCCGGTGTAGTCGTGGAGCCGGGGGTCGTCGGGGTCGTCGATGGTGATGACCTGGGGGGACTGCGTCATGGGGCTCACGTGTCTCGTGGTGCGTACGGGGGTCCGGGGGCTTGTGCTCGGTCGGCAGTCGCGTCCTCAGCCGGAAGTCGCGCCGGCGGGGAGTCGGCGGTCGCGCCGGCGGTCGCGTCCTCTAGTCGGCCGTCGCGCCGGCGGGGGCGTCGTCCGTCTCCCGGCCGATCGCCACGACCTCGCCGATGACGATCACGGCCGGCGGGCGTATGCCCTCGGCCCGCACCCGCTCCCCCACCGTGCCGAGGACGGCGTCGACGCGCCGCTGGGCGGCGGTCGTGCCCTCCTGGATCACCGCGACCGGGGTGTCGGCGGACCGGCCGTGCCGGATGAGCGTCTCGGCGATGGCACCGCACTGCTCGACGCCCATCAGCACCACGAGGGTGCCGCCGAGGCGGGCGAGCGACGGCCAGTCGACGAGGGACCGCGGGTCGTCGGGGGCGACGTGCCCGCTGATCACGGTGAACTCGTGCGCGACGCCGCGGTGGGTGACCGGGATGCCGACCGTGCCCGGGACGCTGATCGAGCTGGAGATGCCGGGGACGACCGTGCAGGGGATGCCGTGTTCGGCGAGGGCCTGCGCCTCCTCCTTGCCCCGGCCGAAGACGAACGGGTCGCCGCCCTTGAGGCGGACGACGGCCTTCCCCGCCTTCGCGTGCTCGATCAGGGCGGCGTTGATGGCCTCCTGGGCCATCGAGCGACCGTACGGGATCTTCGCGGCGTCGATGACCTCGACGTGCGGCGGGAGTTCGTCGAGGAGGTCGCGCGGGCCGAGCCGGTCGGCGACGACGACGTCGGCCTCGGCGAGGAGGCGCCGGCCGCGCACGGTGATCAGGTCCGGGTCGCCCGGACCGCCGCCGACGAGGGCCACCCGTCCACCGCCCGGGCGGGTACGGCGGTGGGGGGCGGCGATCGAACCGTCGCGCAGCCCCTCGACGATGGCGTCCCGCAGGGCCGCCGTGCGGCGCGGGTCCTGGCCGGTGAGCACGGCCACGGTGACGCCCGCGCTGCGGCCGGTGGCCGGCGTCCAGGCGGTGGCCGCCTCGGCGTCGTCGCTGCGGACGGCCCAGACGCGGCGGGCCTCCGCCTCGGCGGACGCGGCCCGGTTGGCCTCGGGGTCGTCGGTGGTGATCAGCGCGTACCAGGCGCCGTCCAGGTCGCCCTCGCGGTAGCGGCGGCGCTCCCAGCGCAGTTCGCCGGCCTCCGCCATGGCCTCCACGGACGCGGTCGCGGACGGCGATACGAGCAGGACGTCGGCTCCGGCCGCGATGAGGGCGGGGAGCCGGCGCTGGGCGACCTGGCCGCCGCCGAGGACGACGACGCGGCGGCCGTGCAGGCGGAGACCGACGGGGTAGGCGGCGGGTGCTGGGTGCTCGGCCATGGGGGTTGCGGGTCTCCTCGCTGGTCAGGGGCGCTGGGCATACCCTACGTGGGCTTTGTCGGCGGGCGGTTTCGCCCGAACGCCGGACGGGCTGGAACAGCCCGTCCGGCGTTCGAGGGCAAGCGGCGAAGCCGCTTTCAGGGGGTCCGGGGCACCGGTGAAGGGGCGGGGCCGGGGCCCGCAGGGCCGCTACCCCTTCTCCGCCACCCCCGCGCTGTCGAACGTCGCCACCTCGTGCATGGCCCGCGCGGCACTCTGCACGACCGGCAGCGCCAGCAGCGCACCCGTGCCCTCGCCGAGCCGCAGGTCGAGGTCCACCAGCGGGCGCAGGCCCAGCTTGGTGAGGGCCGCGACATGGCCGGGCTCGGCACTGCGGTGACCGGCGATGCAGGCGGCCAGGGCCTCGGGCGCGATGGCCCGGGCCACCAGGGCTGCCGCACCGGCGCTCACGCCGTCGAGGATCACCGGCGTGCGCAGCGAGGCGGCACCGAGGATCAGGCCGACGAGCGCGGCGTGTTCGAGCCCGCCGACGGCGGCGAGGACGCCGATCGGGTCGGCCGGGTCCGGGCGGTGCAGCTCCAGTGCCCGCCGGACGACGTCGATCTTGCGGGCGTGCATCTCGTCGTTGATGCCGGTGCCGCGCCCGGTGACCTCGCCCGGGTCGGAGCCGGTGAAGACGGAGATCAGGGCGGCCGACACGGTGGTGTTGGCGATGCCCATCTCGCCGGTGAGAAGCGCCTTGTTGCCCGCGGTGACGAGGTCGCGGGCGGTCTCGATGCCCACCTCGACGGCGCGCAGCGCCTCCTCGCGGGTCATCGCCGGACCGGCGGTGAAGTCGTCCGTGCCGGGCCGGATCTTGCGCGGCAGCAGGCCGGGGCGGGCCGGCAGGTCGCCGGCGACACCGACGTCCACCACGCAGACCTCCGCGCCGACCTGGTTGGCGAACGCGTTGCACACCGCCCCTCCGCCCAGGAAGTTGGTCACCATCTGCGAGGTGACCTCCTGCGGCCAGGCGGTGACGCCCTGGGCGTGCACGCCGTGGTCACCGGCGAAGACGGCGACGGCGGCCGGTTCCGGGATCGGCGGCGGGCACTTGCGCGACAGGCCGCAGAGCTGCGCCGAGATGATCTCCAGCATGCCGAGCGCGCCCGACGGCTTGGTCATCCGCTTCTGCCGCTCCCACGCCTCGCCGAGCGCCTTGGCGTCCAGCGGGCGGATGCCGCGCAGCGTCTCGGCGAGGAGGTCGTGCGGGTCCTCGCCGGGCAGGGCGCGGCGGCCGTACGTCTCCTCGTGCACCACCCAGGACAGCGGGCGCCGCTTGGACCAGCCGGCCTGCATCAGCTCGGGCTCGCCGGGGAACTCGTCGACGTACCCGACGCACAGGTACGCGACGACCTCCAGGTGCTCGGGCAGGCCGAGTTCGCGGACCATCTCCCGCTCGTCGAAGAAGCTGACCCAGCCGACGCCGAGCCCTTCCGCGCGGGCGGCGAGCCACAGGTTCTCGACGGCGAGGGCCGACGAGTAGGGGGCCATCTGCGGCTGGGTGTGCCGACCGAGGGTGTGCCGGCCGCCCCGGGTGGGGTCGGCGGTCACCACGATGTTGACCGGGGTGTCGAGGATGGCCTCGATCTTCATTTCCTTGAACTGCTTGGCCCGGCCCTTGGGCAGCGACGCGGCGTACGCGTCGCGCTGGCGGGTGGCCAGGTCGTGCATGGTCCGGCGGGTCTCGGCGGACCGGATGACGACGAAGTCCCAGGGCTGGGAGTGCCCGACGCTCGGCGCGGTGTGCGCGGCCTCCAGGACGCGCAGCAGGACGTCGTGCGGGATGGGGTCCGGGCGGAAGCCGTTGCGGATGTCGCGGCGCTCGCGCATCACCCGGTGGACGGCCTCCCGCTCGGCGGCGGCGAAGCCGTCGGCCGGGGGGCCGAGGGGGAGGCGGGGCTCCTCGGCCGGATCCGCGCTGTCGGCCTGCGGCTCCTCGCCCTGCGGCTCGTCGTCGCGGACGAGGGCGAGGTGCACCGGCGCGGGCGCCTCCTCCGGGGCGGGGGCGGGGGCCTGCGCCGCGACGGGCTCGGCGGGCTGCGCCGGTACGGGGGCGGGCTCGCCGTTCGGGTCGGCGGCGGGGGCCTCGGGGGCGGGCGCCTGGTCGGCGGGCGCCGCGGGGGCGGGCGCCTCCGTGGGTGCCTCGGCGGATGCCTCGGCGGGTGCTGCCGGGGTGGCGGGGTTGACGGCCGGGTCGGGGGCGCCGGGCGCCTCTTCGGTCACGGTGGGCACGGCGGCCGTCGCGGGGACCTCCGGCTGTGCGGGAGTCTCGGCGGGCGCGGAAGTCTGAGCAGGCACAACGATCTCGGCAGCCACGGGGTTCTGGAGGGGCGGGACGCCCTGGGCGGACATGGCGTTCTCGGCGGGAACGGTCGTCCCGGCGGTGGCGGGAGCCTCCGCGGGGACGGTTGCCTCCGCAGCGGCGGCTGCCTCTGCGGGGGCGGTCGCCGCTGCGGGGCGCACGGTTTCTGCGGGGTCAACGGCGCCTGCGGGGGCGGGGGTCTCCGCTTGGGCAGGAGCGTCGGCCTGGACGGGAGCGCCGGGCGCGGCGGAGGCGGCGGCGTCAGTTGAAGGGTCAGCCGACGCGGACGCGTCGGTCGGGAGGGGTGCGTCCGCGTGAGCGGACGCACCGGCCGGGGCGGAAGCGGCGGCCGAGGCGGGTGCGTCGGCCGGGGCAGGAGCGTCCGCCGGAGCGGAGGCGTCCGCCTGGGAAGCTGGGCCGTCCGGGGCGGGTGTGTCGGCCGGGACAGATGCGTCCGCTGGGGCGGAAGTGTCCGCCTGAGCAGAGGAATCGGCTTGCTCGGAACCGTCCGCCGGGGCGGGGGTGCCGGTCGAGGCAGGAGCAACGGCCGAGGCAGGGGCATCCGCCGGGACGGAGGCATCCGACTGGGAAGCCGGGCCGGCCGGGGCAGATGCGCCGACCGAGACCGAAGCATCCGCTGAGGCGGAAGTGTCCGCCTCAGCAGACGAACCAGCCTGCTCGGCACCGGCCGCCGAAACCGGGGCGCCGGTCGAGGCAAGGACATCCCCCGAGGTGGGGGCAACCGCCTGGGAAGCCGGATCGGCCGGGGCAGATGCGCCGACCGAGACCGAAGCATCCACTGAGGCGGGAGTATCCGCCTGAGCAGACGAACCAGCCTGCTCGGAACCGACCTCCGGGGCGGGGGTGCCGGTCGAGCCAGGAGCAACAGCCGAGGCAGGGGCATCCGCCGGAGCGGAGGCGTCTGCCTGAGGGGACAAACCGTCCTGCGCGGGTGCACCCACCGGGACAGAGGCGTCCGCCTGGGAGGCCGAACCGGTCGGAACGGAAGCGCTCTCTGGGTCAGGGGTGCCGGCCGAGGCAGAGGCGTCCACAGGGACGGATCCGTCCCCCGGAACAGACCCACCAGCCGAGGCAGGAGCCTCGACCGACGCGGACGCGTCCACCGCGGCAGACGCGTCCACCGAGGAAGGCGAACCGACCTGAACGGAAGCATCCCCCGGAACAGATCCACCGGCCGACGCAGAAGCATCGACCGACGCGGACGCATCCGCCGCAGCGGACGCATCCGCCTGAGGGGGCGAACCGGCCGGGGCAGAAGCGTCTGCTGGAACAGGTGCACCAGCCGCAGCAGGACCGTCAGCCGAAGCGGCCGCATCCGCCGGGGAGGGCGCCCCGGCCTGGGCGGAGTCGTTGCCCGGGACGGGTGCGTCGGCCGAGACAGGGACATCAACGGACTCGCCCGCTGCGGAGGGCGAACCGCCCTGAGCCGAAACGTCGCCCGGAACGGGTGCACCGGCCGCGGCCGGAACGTCAACGGACCCGACCCCTACGGAGGACGAACCACCCTGAGCCGAAAGGTCCCCCGGAACGGGTGCACCGGCCGAAGCAGACGGCGAACCACCCTGAGCCGAAACATCGCCCGGAGCAGGCGCACCGGTCGGGGCCGCAGCGTCGGCCGAGGCGGAAGCGTCCGCCGGAGCGGAGGTGTCCGTCGGGCCGGGTGCGCCCTCCGGGGCGGACGCATCGGTCGCCGCGGGGACGGCGGCGTCCGTCGGGGCGGCGGCGCCGACTTGAGAGAGGGAGCCGGTCTGGACGGGGACGGCAACCGAGGCCGCGCCATCCGCCGGGGCGGGGACGCCTCCGTCGGCGGACGCCCCGGCCTGTGCGGAAGCATCGGCAGGAGCAGAGGGGGCGGCCGGAGCGGAAGCATCGGCCGGAGCGGGTGCGTCGGCCGAGGCAGGAACGGAAGGGGCGGCCGGGGCGGACGCGTCCGTCTGGGAGGGCGGGGTCGCCTGCGCGGGTGCGTCGGCCGGGGCGGGTACGGCCTGCGGCACGGAAGCGTCCGCCTGGGCCGGCGCGTCGGCCTCGACCGGAGCGCCTGACACGGCGGAAGTGCCGGTCGCGGCGGCCGCGTCGGCCTGCGCGGGGCCGCCCGCCGACCCGGTCGTGTCCTCCTGAGCGGGCGCGTCGGGCGCCACCGACGCGCCGGACTGGGCGGGGGCACCGGCGGCCTGGGCAGGTGCCTCCGTCGGCGCCGAGGCGTCGGCGGCCGGAGAGGAAGCGTCAGGCTGAGCCGACGCGCCCGTCGGTGCGGAGGCGTCAGCCTGTGCTGGTGCGTCAGCCGAGGCGGGAACACCAGGCCGAGCCGGTGCGGGCGCGTCCGCCTGAGGCGACGCGTCGGCCTGAACGGGCGCTCCGGACACGGCGGAAGCGTCAGGCTGCACGAGCGCGTCGGCCTGGACATGAGCCCCCGGCGCGGGCGCGGCGGTTTCGGTCGCGGTGGCCTGCTGCGCCTCCGCGTCGGGCGTGGCGGTCGCGGCGTCGGGCAGGGCATGCGCCGCGTCGGTCACCGTGGGCGTCCCGGCGGTCGCGGTCGCGTCCGTGGCGGTCGACGGGGCCCCGGCGTCCAGCGGAGCCGCCGGGGCCGGGACGGTCGCGTCCGCGAGCGGCGCCGCCTGCGGCATCTCGCCCGGTCCCGTCTCCTCCGACCCCATCTCCTCCGCACCCGGGGTACGAGCCGGCGGAACGGTCTCCTGCGGGAGGGCTACGGCCTCGACGGGCCCCGCCGGCCCGGACTCCGCCGGCGTGCCCTGGGCGGGCACGGTCGCCGCGGGCCCGGCCTGGCCTGACGGGGCGTCAGCGAGCGCCGCGTCCGGAGGCGGTACGGTCCCGCCCGTGTTCTGCGGCGGGACGAAGGCCACGGCCGGCTCGGCCGCCGCGTCCGCCGCCTGCTCCGGCCGCTGTTCCTGGCCGTGGTGCTGCGGCTGGGCGTCCCATATGCCCGGCTGGGCCACCGGCCCCGCGTCGGCCTGCGAAGCGTCGAGGTACTCCGGGCCCGGGACCTGGCCCGCGGCCGGGGAGCCCGGGGGGTGCGGGACCGGGGAGCCGACCGGCTGCTGCGGGGCGGCCGGGCCGCGGTCCGCGAGGGAGCGCACGACGCCGCTGGACGACGGGTCGGGCGGGCCCATGTGGAGCGGGCGACGGGGCGCGGCGGGGGCGGCCGGCGGGGTGCGGACCTCTTCGAAGACGGCGGCGCCGGTGTCCCGGCCGCCCGTCTCGTGGGTGCCGCCCTGGATCGGCTGCTCGCTCCAGGCGCCCTGCGCGCCCGGCATCAGGAGCAGGTCGTCCTCGTCGGCGGCGTCCGGGTCGGCGAGGAACGCGTACGTGGACGGACCCGTGGTGGGGCGTCCGCGGGGCGCCTGCGGGACGGCGGGATGTGCCGGGATTCCGGTGTCGGCAGGAGCCGCGGCGTCCGCGGTGAGCGGGTGCCCGGGCGTCGCGCCTGCGTTCTCCGGCTGTCCCTCATCCGGGAACCGGCCGGTGTCGGTCATGCGTACCCCTCGCCCATCGGTAGTGCTCCTTCCAACCGCTCACGCCCATAGCAAGAACGAGCGTCCAACTCTCGCGGCACGTTGCGTACCGCCCCGGTGCCACCCTGCCCTGAGCACCGCCAAAAAGGAGGGGCGTTCCGGACATTGGTGACTGTGGTCTTTGACACCGAGCCGCCGCACAACGATCCGCCAGCCTACCTTCCGTACGGCGTGTCGGGATCACGGGTGCGGACGGTCCGGGGTCACGGATGCGGACGGCGGCCGCTCAGCAGGAAGGTGACGGACCGCTCGGCTTCGGTCCAGTCGGCGGTGTCCAGGCGCACGGCCTGGAGCAGGGTGCATTCGACGGCGTACCCGCCCTCGGCGAGCGCCCGTCCGATGGCCTCGGCCTCGTCGCGGGTGACGGCGTGCGCCACGATGGCCTCGGGGCGGCGGTCGGCGCAGGCGGCGACGACAGGCGCCCCGCCGCCGCCGACGCGGACGACGTCGGGTTCGGGCAGGTCCTCCAGGACGTGCGGCGCGGTGCCGTGCACGGTCTGGAGCTGGACGCCGTAGTGGCGGGCGGCGGCGAGGGTGCGGGCGCAGGCGTCGGCGTCGCGGTCGACGGCGATGACGGCCGCGCCGAACCGGGCGGCCTCGACGGCGGCGGCGCCGCTGCCGGAGCCGATGTCCCAGACGAGGTCGCCGACGCGGGGGGCGAGCCGGGCGAGTTGGGCGGCGCGCAGTTCGGTGCCCTCGCCCTCGCCGAGGACGGTGCCGTAGGCGCCGCCGGGCAGGGCCCAGCCGCGCGGGCCGGGGAGCCGGCCGGGGTCGCGGCCGGCGATCCAGCCGCCGGCGCGCTGGCCGGGGACGGCGGGGGCGGCGGGAGTGTCATCGGGGCCCGTCCCGGTCCCGCCGATGACGATGACGACGTTGGGGTCGCTCCAGGTGTGGTCGGCGACCTTGTCGGAGGTCAGGACGGTGACGCGCTCGCGGGCGGTGCCCAGTTGCTCGCAGATGACGAACGTGCGGTGGACCGGGCCGAGCAGCAGGGCCAGTTCGGCGGGTCCGGCGCCGGGCGAGGTGAGGACGGCGACCTTGGGGTGGGCGCGGCAGACGTTGACGGCCCGTCGCAGGTCGCGGCTGTGGGCGACGACGATCTGGGCGTCGTCCCACGGCATGCCGGCCCGGGCGAAGGCGGCGGCGACGGAGGAGACGGCGGGCACCACCTCGACCTCCAGGCCGTGCTCGGGGGCGCGCAGGGCGCGGACGACCCCGAAGAAGCCCGGGTCTCCGTCGGCGAGGACGACGGCGGTGCCGCGGTGCCGGGCGATGCGGCGGGCGGCGAGGTCGACGCTGCCGAGCCGGACGCGTTCGGCGGTGGGCGGGATCTCGGGCAGCGCCAGGTGGTGCGCGGCTCCGGCGACGAGGGTGGCGGCGCCCACGGCGGAGCGGGCCGCCTCCGTCAGCGGTGAGCCGTCCCATCCGATCACCGTGACCCGGTCGGCCATCGTCGTCTGTCTCCTGGGGGTGTCTCGGGGAGCCCCGTGGCGGGACTTCCAAGGCTGGGATGTCAACGGTGCCAGGGCGAGGGTGCCGAGGCGGGGGTCCCGCTCCTGCGCGGCGGGCATGGTGAGAGTACCCCGGCAGGTCCGGACCACCGTCCGGAACGCGGGGCGGATGGTTGCGCGCGGGGGGCGTCAGCGCCAGCCGGGCGACCAGCCGGGGAACGCGGCGGCGTAGCCGGTGCCGTCCCCGGTGTGCTGTTCACGCACCTCGTCGAGGTCCTCGGGGAGCAGGCTCCAGACGATGAGGTCGGTGCGGATGTCGGTCCAGCCGCCGTCCTCGGTGCGGCTGCGCGCTATCCAGGCGTTGCGGAGGACGCCCTCGCTGATGCAGCCGATCTTCTGGGCGACCTGCTGGGAGGCGGTGTTGTCGGCGGCGGTGCGGAGTTCGAGGCGTTCGAACTTCTGGTCCCGGAAGAGCCACTGGGCGACGGCGAGCACGGATTCGCAGGCGTAGCCCTCGCCGCGGGCCCAGGGGGCGGTGACGTAGGCGATCTCGCTGGAGAGGGTGTGCCAGTCGGTGTGCTGGAGGCGCACGGTGCCGACGAGGCGGTGGGTGAGGAACTCGGTGACCGCAAAGACGATTCCGCGTCCCGAGGCGCGTTCGCCGGGGGCGATCCTCAGGACCCAGTCGCGGGCGTCGGCGGTGGTGTACGGGTGCGGGGCGGACGTCCACGCGGTGATGAGCTCGTCGTTCATCATCTCCGTGAGCGCGGGGACGTCCGTCGCGTCGAACGGGCGCAGCACCAGCCGGTCCGTACTGATGGAGATGTCCGGAAAGGTGGAAGTCATGCGCTGCTCCAACGCCGGAGGGGGTTCCCCGCGCTCCGTGCGGGCGCGGGGAGGGTGGCCGGGTTCCGTCCCGGCGGTCGCGCCGGTCTCGGGTGCACCAGCATGCAGTATGGCCACAGTGGTGCGCCAAGCGCGGCGGCCCCGCGCACGCGTGGCGTGTGCGGGGCCTGCGTCCGCCGAGACGGCTGAGAGTACCGGCGGTTCCTGCGCTGCGCAGGGCGGGCGGCACGATCCGGCGTCCGTTTCGGCCGGGGCCGTCCGTTCGGGCGTCAGCTCTTGGCGGGGCCGAAGGCCGGGATGACGGCCCCGTTGCTGAACTTCTCCTCGATGAACTTCTTGACCTCGTCGGAGTTGAGCAGCTTGGCGAGCTTGACGATGCGCGGGTCCTGCTCGTTGCCCTTCTTCACGGCGAGGAAGTTGGCGTAGGGGTTGCCCTCGGCCTTCTCCAGGGCCAGGGAGTCCTTGGCCGGGTTGAGCTTGGCGCCGATGGCGAAGTTGCCGTTGATGACGGCGGCGTCCACGTCGGCGAGGCGGGGCGGGATCTGGGCCGCCTCGATCTCGGTGAACTTGACGCCCTTGGCGTCCTTGACGTCCTTCAGGGTGGCGGAGGCGCCCACGCCGTCCTTGAGCTCGATGACGTTGTTGTCGGCGAGCAGCTTGAGCGCGCGGCCCTCGTTGGTGGCGTCGTTGGGGACGGCGATGGTGGCGCCCTCGCCGAGGTCGGAGACCTTCTTGACCTTCTTGGAGTAGAGGCCGAGCGGCTCGATCTCGACGTTGACGACCGGGACGATGTCCGTCTTGTTCTTCTTGTTGAAGTCGTCGAGGTATGGCTTGTGCTGGAAGAAGTTGCCGTCGACCTCGCCGTTCTGGACGGTCGTGTTGGGCGCGTTGTAGTCGTTGTACTGCTTCACCTCCAGCTTCAGGCCGGCGTCCTTGGCGAGGTGGTCGCGGACGTACTCGAGGATGACGCTGTGCGGCGTGGGGCTGGCGGCGATGATCAGCTTGGCCGCCGGGTCCGCGTCCTTGCCCTTCTTGGTGGAGGACGAGGAGGTGTCGGAGGGGGCGCTGCAGGCGCTCAGGCCGAGGGTGAGTGCGGCGGCAGCGGCGACGGCGGCGGTGAGCTTGAGGGTGGTACGCACGAAGAGTGCCTCTTTCTTGTTCTCACGAGGTGTTGCCGCCCGGCAAAGGGTCCGGGCTCGTGGTGTCCTCGGGGCCGTCGATGGGCCCCGCGGAGATTCAGGGAGCGTCGACAGCCGCCTTGGGCTGGTCGGCGGCGTCGGCAGTCCGCTGGGGGGGGACAGCCGTGGTGTCCGCGGCCTTCGCGGCCTGCGGGGTGCGGCGCAGGCGCCACAGGCCGACGGGCGCGGACTGACGTCCGGTGCGCCGGGCGAGGCGGCGGACGGTCAGGTCGCCGGCGATCTGGACTACGGTGACGATGATGACGAGCAGCACGATGGTGATGTTCATCAGCTCGTGCTCCTGCCGCTGGTAGCCGTAGTTGATAGCGACCGCGCCGAGCCCGCCGCCGCCGACGGCACCCGCCATGGCGGAGTAGCCGATGAGGGCGATCACGGTGGTGGTCAGGCCGGCCACGAGCGAGGCCAGGGCCTGCGGGAGCAGCACCTTGAAGATGATCGTCCAGGTGCCGCCGCCCATCGCCTGGACAGCCTCGATCAGTCCGCCGTCGACCTCGCGCAGGGAGGTCTCGACCAGCCGGGCGAAGAAGGGGATGGCGCCGATGGTGAGGGCGACGACGGCGGCGCTCGGGCCGATCGACGTGCCGATGACCAGGCGGCTGAAGGGGATCAGCCAGACGATCAGGATGATGAACGGCACCGATCTGGCGATGTTCACCACCACGCCGATGACCCTGTTGACCACGACGTTCCGGATGAGTCCGCCGCGGTCGGTCAGATAGAGCAGGATGCCCAGCGGCAGACCGCCCACGACCGTCCAGACCGCGGACCACCACACCATGAAGAGGGTGTCGAGACAGCCGTCGCGCAGCAGTGGCTGCATCTCGTTCCAGGTCACTTGGCACCTTCCTTAAGGAGGGCGTCGGCCGCGGCCTCCGCACCGGCGGTCACGGGCGCCACCTCGACCTGGAGGCCCTGCTCGCGCAGGAAGCCGATGGGGACCACGTTCTCCTCGAAGCGGCCGGGCAGCTCGATGCGCATCCGGCCGACCTGGCGGCCGGCGACGGTGTCCATCGCGGCGCCGAGGATCGAGATGTCGATGTTGTACGTGCGGGAGAGCTGCGAGATGACCGGCTGGGTGGCCGCGTCGCCGTGGAAGGTGACGTCCACGACCGTGCGGTCGGGGCCGGACGGCTCGCCGCCCACCGGGAACAGCTCGGTCGCCAGCTCGGAGCCGGGCGTGGCCAGCAGCTCGGCGACGGTGCCGGACTCCAGCACCCGGCCCCCCTTCATCAGGGCCGCGGAGTCGCAGATGGACTTGACGACGTCCATCTCGTGGGTGATCAGCAGCACGGTCAGGCCGAGCTGCCGGTTGAGGTCGCGCAGCAGCTGGAGGATCGAGCGGGTGGTCTCCGGGTCGAGCGCGGACGTCGACTCGTCGGAGAGCAGCACCTTGGGGTCGCCGGCCAGGGCGCGGGCGATGCCGACGCGCTGCTTCTGGCCGCCGGAGAGCTGGCCCGGGTACGCCTTGGCCTTGTCGGCGAGGCCGACCAGGTCCAGCAGCTCCAGGGCCTTGCGGGAGCGCTCCTTGCCGGACAGGCCGAGGATCTCCAGCGGGAGCTCCACATTGGCCTGGACGGTCCGCGAGGACAGCAGGTTGAAGTGCTGGAAGACCATGCCGATGCGGCTGCGCGCCTGCCGGAGGGCGGCGCCGGCGCGCGGGCCGCGGCCGGCGAGCGCCGTGAGGTCCTGGCCGGCGACGGTGACCGTGCCGGACGTGGGCCGCTCCAGCAGGTTGACGCAGCGGATGAGCGTGGACTTGCCGGCGCCGCTCTGGCCGATGACGCCGTACACCTCGCCCTCCCGCACGTGCAGGTCGACGCCGTCGAGGGCGGTGACCTCGCGGCCGCGTGAGCGGTAGACCTTTGTCAGGCCCGTAGTGGTGATCACAGGGGTTTCCGTCACTGTCGAGTGCGCGGCTTGTGGGGCGCCGGCGCACGGGAATTCATTGCGGAACGCGGCGTGGGATCCCGTCGGCGGCCGTC
This genomic interval carries:
- the cobA gene encoding uroporphyrinogen-III C-methyltransferase, with protein sequence MAEHPAPAAYPVGLRLHGRRVVVLGGGQVAQRRLPALIAAGADVLLVSPSATASVEAMAEAGELRWERRRYREGDLDGAWYALITTDDPEANRAASAEAEARRVWAVRSDDAEAATAWTPATGRSAGVTVAVLTGQDPRRTAALRDAIVEGLRDGSIAAPHRRTRPGGGRVALVGGGPGDPDLITVRGRRLLAEADVVVADRLGPRDLLDELPPHVEVIDAAKIPYGRSMAQEAINAALIEHAKAGKAVVRLKGGDPFVFGRGKEEAQALAEHGIPCTVVPGISSSISVPGTVGIPVTHRGVAHEFTVISGHVAPDDPRSLVDWPSLARLGGTLVVLMGVEQCGAIAETLIRHGRSADTPVAVIQEGTTAAQRRVDAVLGTVGERVRAEGIRPPAVIVIGEVVAIGRETDDAPAGATAD
- the cbiE gene encoding precorrin-6y C5,15-methyltransferase (decarboxylating) subunit CbiE, giving the protein MADRVTVIGWDGSPLTEAARSAVGAATLVAGAAHHLALPEIPPTAERVRLGSVDLAARRIARHRGTAVVLADGDPGFFGVVRALRAPEHGLEVEVVPAVSSVAAAFARAGMPWDDAQIVVAHSRDLRRAVNVCRAHPKVAVLTSPGAGPAELALLLGPVHRTFVICEQLGTARERVTVLTSDKVADHTWSDPNVVIVIGGTGTGPDDTPAAPAVPGQRAGGWIAGRDPGRLPGPRGWALPGGAYGTVLGEGEGTELRAAQLARLAPRVGDLVWDIGSGSGAAAVEAARFGAAVIAVDRDADACARTLAAARHYGVQLQTVHGTAPHVLEDLPEPDVVRVGGGGAPVVAACADRRPEAIVAHAVTRDEAEAIGRALAEGGYAVECTLLQAVRLDTADWTEAERSVTFLLSGRRPHP
- a CDS encoding TrmH family RNA methyltransferase, which encodes MTQSPQVITIDDPDDPRLHDYTGLTDVELRRRREPAEGLFIAEGEKVIRRAVDAGYGMRSMLLSAKWVDAMRDVMEDVPAPVYVVEPELAERVTGYHVHRGALASMRRKPLPDAAGLLATARRVAVMEAVNDHTNIGAIFRSAAALGMDAVLLSPDCADPLYRRSVKVSMGAVFSVPWARLENWPRDLETVRAAGFRVLALTPDAQATAMDAAAPHCLERVALMLGAEGSGLSAKALRAADEWVRIPMAHGVDSLNVGAAAAVAFYAVTAGTPA
- the cobT gene encoding nicotinate-nucleotide--dimethylbenzimidazole phosphoribosyltransferase, with amino-acid sequence MRPAAATAPAEAAAAAEATVPAEAPATAGTTVPAENAMSAQGVPPLQNPVAAEIVVPAQTSAPAETPAQPEVPATAAVPTVTEEAPGAPDPAVNPATPAAPAEASAEAPTEAPAPAAPADQAPAPEAPAADPNGEPAPVPAQPAEPVAAQAPAPAPEEAPAPVHLALVRDDEPQGEEPQADSADPAEEPRLPLGPPADGFAAAEREAVHRVMRERRDIRNGFRPDPIPHDVLLRVLEAAHTAPSVGHSQPWDFVVIRSAETRRTMHDLATRQRDAYAASLPKGRAKQFKEMKIEAILDTPVNIVVTADPTRGGRHTLGRHTQPQMAPYSSALAVENLWLAARAEGLGVGWVSFFDEREMVRELGLPEHLEVVAYLCVGYVDEFPGEPELMQAGWSKRRPLSWVVHEETYGRRALPGEDPHDLLAETLRGIRPLDAKALGEAWERQKRMTKPSGALGMLEIISAQLCGLSRKCPPPIPEPAAVAVFAGDHGVHAQGVTAWPQEVTSQMVTNFLGGGAVCNAFANQVGAEVCVVDVGVAGDLPARPGLLPRKIRPGTDDFTAGPAMTREEALRAVEVGIETARDLVTAGNKALLTGEMGIANTTVSAALISVFTGSDPGEVTGRGTGINDEMHARKIDVVRRALELHRPDPADPIGVLAAVGGLEHAALVGLILGAASLRTPVILDGVSAGAAALVARAIAPEALAACIAGHRSAEPGHVAALTKLGLRPLVDLDLRLGEGTGALLALPVVQSAARAMHEVATFDSAGVAEKG